One Pirellulales bacterium DNA window includes the following coding sequences:
- the coaE gene encoding dephospho-CoA kinase (Dephospho-CoA kinase (CoaE) performs the final step in coenzyme A biosynthesis.) — MIIIGLLGGIASGKSLVAEQLCQLGAGLLDGDRAGHEVLRLTDVRQLVRERWGDGVFGPDGQVDRKALGRTVFDPSPEGRRELECLEAITHPRITERLRQQAANLAAEGRAVAVLDAPVMLKAGWDKFCNHIVFVEAPQEMRQARALARGWRQEDIAVRESAQEPISIKRTRADRVIDNSGSREQTRAQVERLWRELIEPSTPDV; from the coding sequence ATGATCATCATTGGGCTGCTGGGCGGAATCGCCAGTGGCAAGAGTTTGGTGGCCGAGCAGCTTTGTCAGCTTGGGGCGGGTTTGCTGGACGGCGACCGCGCCGGCCATGAAGTGCTGCGGTTGACCGACGTGCGACAATTAGTGCGTGAGCGTTGGGGCGACGGCGTGTTCGGCCCCGACGGACAAGTCGACCGAAAGGCGTTGGGGCGGACCGTATTTGACCCGTCGCCTGAAGGCCGACGCGAGTTGGAATGTTTGGAGGCGATCACCCATCCCCGCATCACGGAGCGTTTACGGCAGCAGGCGGCCAACCTGGCCGCGGAAGGAAGGGCCGTGGCGGTTCTCGATGCACCGGTCATGTTGAAGGCGGGCTGGGACAAGTTTTGTAACCACATCGTTTTTGTTGAAGCGCCGCAGGAGATGCGTCAAGCCCGAGCGTTGGCGCGCGGCTGGCGTCAGGAGGACATTGCCGTCAGAGAATCAGCCCAGGAACCGATCTCGATCAAGCGCACCCGCGCCGACCGGGTGATCGACAACTCCGGCAGCCGCGAACAAACGCGGGCCCAAGTGGAGCGTTTGTGGCGCGAGTTGATCGAACCATCGACGCCTGACGTCTGA
- the rho gene encoding transcription termination factor Rho: MAEEAEFGEHDEIHERYELIKQGEIHIAELQRMTMPQLIEQARKENITDYMGIKKQDLIFKILKERVKLNGLMFGEGTLEVLPDGFGFLRSPDYHYLSCPDDIYVSPSQIRRFGLRTGATVSGQIRPPKESERYFALLRVEAINYQDPNVLTEKVFFDDLTPLHPDKRVVLEVDPEEVNMRVVDLIVPIGFGQRGLIVSPPRAGKTILLQKMAKSVLTNHPEVYVIMLLIDERPEEVTDMERQVKGPNCEVISSTFDEPSSRHIQVAEMVIEKAKRMVEYGHDVVIFLDSITRLARAWNAEVPHSGKILSGGVDANALQKPKRFFGAARKVEEGGSLTIIATALVDTGSKMDEVIFEEFKGTGNLEVVLDRKLVDKRVWPAIDINRSGTRREEMLLDPDEHRRICVLRRVLNDMNPVEAMELLVTRMAKTKSNAEFLMSMNMK, encoded by the coding sequence CTGGCCGAAGAAGCCGAGTTCGGCGAGCATGACGAAATCCACGAGCGCTACGAGTTGATCAAGCAAGGCGAGATCCACATCGCCGAGCTGCAGCGCATGACCATGCCGCAGTTGATCGAGCAGGCCCGCAAAGAAAACATCACCGACTACATGGGGATCAAGAAGCAGGACTTGATCTTCAAGATTCTCAAAGAACGGGTGAAGCTGAACGGGCTGATGTTCGGCGAAGGAACGCTGGAGGTGCTGCCCGACGGCTTCGGCTTCCTCCGCAGTCCCGACTATCACTATCTCTCGTGCCCCGACGACATCTACGTCTCGCCCAGCCAGATTCGCCGCTTCGGCCTGCGCACCGGGGCCACGGTGTCGGGGCAGATTCGGCCGCCCAAGGAGAGCGAGCGTTATTTCGCGCTGTTGCGGGTGGAGGCGATCAACTATCAAGACCCCAACGTGCTGACCGAGAAGGTCTTTTTCGACGACCTCACGCCGCTGCACCCCGACAAGCGCGTGGTGCTGGAAGTCGACCCGGAAGAGGTCAACATGCGGGTGGTCGATCTGATCGTGCCGATCGGATTCGGTCAGCGGGGGTTGATCGTCAGTCCGCCGCGGGCCGGCAAGACGATCCTGCTGCAAAAGATGGCCAAGAGCGTGCTCACGAACCATCCCGAGGTGTACGTGATCATGCTGTTGATCGACGAGCGCCCGGAAGAAGTGACCGACATGGAGCGGCAGGTGAAGGGTCCGAACTGCGAGGTGATCAGTTCGACGTTCGACGAGCCGTCGTCCCGGCACATTCAGGTGGCCGAGATGGTGATCGAGAAGGCCAAGCGGATGGTGGAGTACGGCCACGACGTGGTGATCTTTCTCGATTCGATCACGCGGCTGGCCCGCGCCTGGAACGCCGAAGTGCCGCACTCCGGTAAGATCCTGTCCGGCGGCGTCGACGCCAACGCCCTGCAAAAGCCCAAGCGGTTCTTCGGCGCCGCCCGCAAGGTGGAAGAAGGCGGCTCGCTGACGATCATCGCCACGGCCCTGGTCGACACGGGCAGCAAGATGGACGAGGTGATTTTCGAGGAGTTCAAGGGCACCGGCAACTTGGAGGTGGTGCTCGACCGCAAGCTGGTCGACAAGCGCGTCTGGCCGGCGATCGACATCAACCGCAGCGGCACGCGCCGCGAAGAGATGCTGCTCGATCCGGACGAGCACCGCCGCATCTGCGTGCTGCGCCGCGTGCTGAACGACATGAACCCCGTGGAGGCGATGGAGTTGCTCGTCACTCGGATGGCGAAGACCAAGAGCAACGCCGAGTTTCTGATGAGCATGAATATGAAGTGA
- a CDS encoding GNAT family N-acetyltransferase — translation MGLTYFKRFRMEIDLGGFLPPERTLPPGYRFVAWRPDLLPAHAECKFNSFRSEIDANVFPCLGDYDGCVRLMQEISHKDGFLPDATWLVVYDDGGAEFCGTVQGIRDRSGMGAIQNLGIVPEHRNRGIGSCLMHQALSGFRRANLRRVFLEVTAQNEGAIKLYRRLGFVKARTVYKAVEVASFALR, via the coding sequence ATGGGTCTGACGTATTTCAAGCGCTTCCGCATGGAGATCGACCTGGGCGGGTTTTTGCCGCCCGAACGCACGCTGCCGCCGGGCTATCGCTTCGTCGCCTGGCGGCCCGATCTGCTGCCGGCGCATGCCGAGTGCAAGTTCAACAGCTTCCGCTCCGAAATCGACGCCAACGTTTTTCCCTGCCTGGGCGACTACGACGGCTGCGTGCGGCTGATGCAGGAGATCAGCCACAAAGACGGCTTTTTGCCCGACGCCACCTGGCTGGTGGTCTACGACGACGGCGGAGCGGAGTTTTGCGGCACCGTCCAGGGCATCCGCGACCGTTCGGGCATGGGGGCCATCCAAAACCTGGGCATCGTGCCCGAACACCGCAATCGGGGAATCGGCTCTTGCCTGATGCACCAGGCCCTGAGCGGTTTTCGCCGGGCGAACTTGCGACGGGTGTTTCTGGAGGTGACGGCCCAGAATGAGGGCGCGATCAAGCTTTATCGCCGGCTCGGTTTTGTGAAGGCCCGCACCGTTTATAAAGCGGTGGAAGTCGCCTCGTTCGCCTTGCGCTAG
- a CDS encoding RNA polymerase sigma factor, with amino-acid sequence MEWLAGSRGEQLPDEVSELVRRSLSGEQSAMTELVDRFRGEVFGLCFRMLGHRQDAEDVTQESLVRALRSLASYDSRRDFRPWLLAIAGNRCRTMLASRRRLPKPSLEVDELIDARTLVGERHLGEEVALALGRLREEYRQAFVLYHEQQLSYAEVAEVLGCPVGTVKTWVHRARRELADHLRRRGVVEE; translated from the coding sequence ATGGAGTGGCTTGCAGGCAGCCGAGGTGAGCAATTGCCGGACGAAGTCTCCGAGCTGGTTCGGCGCAGCCTGTCGGGCGAGCAATCCGCCATGACCGAATTGGTCGACCGCTTCCGCGGCGAGGTGTTCGGCCTTTGTTTCCGGATGCTCGGTCACCGGCAGGATGCGGAAGACGTGACGCAGGAATCGTTGGTGCGGGCCTTGCGCAGTTTGGCGAGTTACGACAGCCGGCGCGACTTTCGTCCCTGGCTGTTGGCCATCGCCGGCAATCGCTGCCGCACGATGCTGGCCTCTCGCCGACGGCTGCCCAAGCCGTCGCTGGAGGTCGACGAGTTGATCGACGCGCGGACCCTCGTGGGCGAGCGGCACTTGGGCGAGGAAGTCGCGTTGGCTTTGGGGCGATTGCGCGAGGAATACCGTCAGGCGTTTGTGCTGTACCATGAGCAGCAGTTGAGCTACGCCGAAGTGGCCGAGGTATTGGGTTGCCCCGTGGGAACGGTTAAGACGTGGGTGCATCGCGCCCGCCGCGAGTTGGCCGACCATTTGCGGCGGCGTGGTGTCGTGGAGGAATGA